One part of the [Synechococcus] sp. NIES-970 genome encodes these proteins:
- a CDS encoding sensory box/GGDEF family protein yields MANKVPNLKGQLPMTAGGVAWLLDGYAQAIALLEKQAAAIATLEADKEQIARQYREALQQYHQVKEQYDQQYSQQYQEYFSLPIPCYRWQAVEEELHLLDFNPAAARFNSQALQQPSLSLGQQPRKVFSALPTLYYHLNNCLKGSISTSQRLQFPRLNLYLRAEYVFIAPNQVLMFILDESEQFLTEQQLRQQVRQQSAIAKLGGISLNNSDFPKLLRQAAIFVARTLEVPYSCIYAKQEKTPLCILAAGFGWPADLIGAVTVHTGPNSHVGYTLEQKSSVSITDLRLETRFRGETLLHNYHVVSGVSIIIGPPDQPWGVLAVYSTEERDFSGDELYFLQAIANVLSSSIERESQAAEMNLLHHSINAIRQGVVITDAQAEDNPVIYVNRGFETITGYSATEIIGRNCNFLQGNDRQQPPLTQLRAAILKGQDCSVTLRNYRKTGEPFWNALHVFPVRDQGGYLTHFIGIQTDVSQEKAAAANLQKTEEQFRQVFYLAPIGMAITNLDGRYEQVNQAWCNIIGYEQDALLQKTCEDLTHPDDLPEEQRLNAALRQGDRQEFHREKRYIAQDGHEVHALVQVALVRDAEGNPLHVIRQMVDISDRKQIEQRLVQEAFYDHLTGLPNRTLLEERLEQVLKQQHRYPHHRNALLFLDLDYFKAINDRLGHLVGDQLLREFAKRICPCFRETDTLARLGGDEFVVLLKDIAETQSAFQVAQRIHKALETPIKLGEEDIYVQVSIGIVADLKTYLSATEILRDADLAMYRAKAKGRARSEIFELPQVLES; encoded by the coding sequence ATGGCGAATAAAGTGCCAAATCTCAAGGGGCAATTACCGATGACGGCGGGCGGTGTCGCTTGGTTGCTGGACGGCTATGCCCAGGCGATCGCCCTATTAGAAAAGCAAGCAGCGGCGATCGCCACCTTAGAGGCAGACAAGGAGCAAATTGCGCGGCAATACCGTGAAGCCCTACAACAATATCATCAGGTCAAGGAGCAGTACGATCAACAGTACAGCCAGCAATACCAGGAATATTTTTCTCTCCCGATTCCCTGTTACCGTTGGCAAGCCGTGGAGGAAGAACTGCACCTCTTGGACTTTAACCCAGCGGCGGCTCGCTTCAACAGTCAGGCACTCCAGCAACCGTCTTTGAGTCTTGGTCAGCAACCCCGGAAAGTGTTTTCTGCGTTGCCGACCCTCTACTATCACCTCAACAATTGCCTCAAAGGATCTATTTCAACGAGTCAGCGGCTCCAGTTTCCCCGTCTGAATCTATATCTCCGGGCCGAATATGTTTTCATCGCCCCCAACCAGGTGCTGATGTTTATTCTCGATGAGAGTGAGCAGTTTTTGACAGAACAACAACTACGGCAACAGGTGCGTCAACAGTCGGCGATCGCCAAACTAGGGGGCATTAGTCTCAACAATTCTGATTTCCCAAAGCTCCTGCGACAGGCCGCAATTTTTGTCGCCCGTACCCTCGAAGTGCCCTACAGCTGCATTTATGCCAAACAAGAAAAAACCCCCCTTTGCATTCTCGCAGCGGGTTTTGGTTGGCCTGCGGATCTCATTGGTGCGGTGACAGTGCATACTGGCCCCAATAGTCATGTGGGTTATACCCTTGAGCAAAAAAGCTCGGTGAGTATTACAGACTTGCGCCTTGAAACGCGCTTTCGAGGGGAAACATTACTCCACAACTACCATGTCGTCAGCGGCGTGAGTATCATTATCGGCCCACCGGATCAGCCCTGGGGAGTGCTGGCCGTCTACAGCACAGAAGAGCGTGATTTTAGTGGAGATGAACTCTATTTTCTCCAGGCGATCGCCAATGTCCTCTCCAGCAGCATTGAGCGAGAATCTCAAGCGGCAGAAATGAATCTCCTCCACCACTCCATTAATGCCATCCGTCAAGGCGTCGTAATTACCGATGCCCAAGCTGAAGATAATCCTGTGATCTATGTAAACCGAGGTTTTGAGACCATTACTGGCTACTCAGCCACTGAGATTATTGGGCGTAACTGCAACTTCCTCCAGGGCAATGATCGCCAGCAGCCTCCCCTCACGCAACTGCGGGCGGCGATCCTCAAAGGTCAAGATTGTAGCGTTACCCTCCGCAACTACCGCAAAACTGGCGAACCTTTTTGGAACGCGCTCCATGTTTTTCCGGTACGTGATCAAGGGGGCTACTTGACCCACTTTATCGGCATTCAAACCGACGTGAGTCAAGAAAAAGCCGCCGCTGCCAACCTCCAAAAAACAGAAGAGCAATTCCGCCAAGTTTTTTACCTCGCCCCCATTGGTATGGCAATCACTAACCTTGATGGCCGCTATGAACAGGTCAACCAAGCCTGGTGTAATATCATCGGCTATGAGCAAGATGCCCTTCTCCAAAAAACTTGTGAAGACCTAACCCATCCCGATGACCTTCCGGAAGAACAACGCCTCAACGCAGCATTACGCCAGGGCGATCGCCAAGAATTTCATCGCGAAAAACGTTACATCGCCCAGGATGGTCACGAAGTCCATGCCCTTGTCCAAGTGGCTCTCGTACGGGATGCCGAGGGGAATCCCCTGCATGTGATCCGGCAGATGGTCGATATTAGCGATCGCAAACAAATCGAACAACGCCTCGTCCAAGAAGCCTTCTATGATCACCTCACAGGCTTACCGAATCGCACTCTCCTCGAAGAACGCCTCGAACAAGTGCTCAAACAACAGCACCGCTACCCCCACCATCGCAATGCCCTCTTGTTTCTCGATCTAGACTATTTCAAAGCGATTAATGATCGTCTGGGCCACCTTGTGGGTGATCAACTTCTCCGAGAATTTGCCAAGCGCATTTGCCCCTGCTTCCGAGAAACAGATACCCTAGCGCGTCTGGGAGGGGACGAATTTGTCGTTCTCCTGAAAGATATCGCCGAAACCCAAAGTGCTTTCCAAGTTGCCCAACGTATCCATAAAGCCCTAGAAACTCCCATTAAACTGGGGGAAGAAGATATCTATGTCCAAGTCAGTATCGGCATTGTCGCTGACCTCAAAACCTACTTGAGCGCAACGGAGATTCTCCGAGATGCAGATCTTGCCATGTACCGCGCTAAGGCAAAAGGACGTGCCCGGTCAGAAATTTTTGAGTTGCCCCAGGTACTCGAAAGCTGA
- a CDS encoding two-component hybrid sensor and regulator codes for MLSFDNRDRVLVVDDSPDNLLLIQSILEDEDLDLVTVSNGNEALDLMARQPFHLVLLDVMMPQIDGFEMTRRIRKDPNLPYIPILLITAHAQPSVALGLDIGADDFIRKPVEIDELIARVRSLLRFKHTVDEKNMIVRQREDFASRLTHDMRTPLIAADRMLNLMLQGALGELSAPMVEVLRTMSRSNANLLEMVNNILEVYRYESERKTFYFSRIDLTTIIGNVLAELRPLAEEKQLQLWGKLPPESVWIEGDRLAIHRVLVNLVSNAIKFTEQGEIIITLTQLETQQVQIQVSDTGIGISPEDQGEVFERFRPGKHYNGGSGLGLHLSKLIVEAHQGQITLESHPQQGSTFAIALPLSQSTEKKVV; via the coding sequence ATGCTGTCATTTGATAACCGTGATCGCGTTCTTGTGGTTGATGATTCTCCCGATAATCTCCTGTTAATTCAGAGTATTTTAGAGGATGAAGATCTCGACCTTGTGACCGTCAGCAATGGGAATGAAGCCCTGGATTTGATGGCTCGGCAACCCTTTCATTTAGTGTTGTTGGATGTAATGATGCCGCAAATTGACGGCTTTGAAATGACCAGACGCATCCGCAAAGATCCCAATCTTCCTTACATCCCGATTTTGTTAATTACAGCCCATGCCCAGCCCAGTGTCGCCCTTGGGTTAGATATTGGCGCCGATGATTTTATCCGTAAGCCCGTAGAGATTGATGAGCTGATTGCGCGGGTGCGATCGCTGTTGCGATTCAAGCATACGGTAGATGAAAAAAATATGATTGTCCGCCAGCGGGAAGATTTTGCCTCCCGGTTGACCCATGATATGCGTACTCCATTAATTGCTGCCGACCGGATGCTGAACTTGATGTTGCAGGGGGCCCTGGGAGAGCTATCAGCGCCGATGGTGGAAGTGTTGCGTACCATGTCCCGCAGTAATGCGAACTTGTTGGAGATGGTGAACAACATTTTGGAGGTTTATCGCTACGAGTCGGAACGAAAAACGTTTTATTTCAGCCGCATTGATCTCACAACGATCATCGGCAATGTGTTGGCGGAGCTGCGGCCCCTTGCCGAGGAAAAGCAACTGCAACTCTGGGGAAAGCTACCCCCAGAGTCGGTTTGGATCGAGGGCGATCGCCTAGCGATTCATCGGGTGTTGGTGAATTTAGTCAGTAACGCGATCAAATTCACCGAACAGGGGGAAATAATCATTACCTTGACGCAATTAGAAACGCAGCAGGTACAAATTCAAGTGAGCGATACGGGCATTGGCATTAGTCCCGAAGACCAAGGGGAAGTCTTTGAGCGGTTCCGCCCGGGCAAACATTACAACGGCGGCAGCGGCCTGGGCCTGCATTTATCAAAACTGATCGTCGAAGCTCACCAAGGGCAAATCACCCTAGAATCTCACCCCCAGCAGGGCAGTACCTTTGCGATCGCCTTGCCTCTCTCCCAAAGTACGGAAAAAAAAGTTGTATGA
- the leuC gene encoding 3-isopropylmalate dehydratase, large subunit — MSKGTLFDKVWDLHTVKVLPSGQTQLFIGLHLIHEVTSPQAFAMLRDRGLQVMYPERTVATVDHIVPTENQARPFADPLAEAMMQELEKNTAANKIRFYNVGSGNQGIVHVIAPEQGLTQPGMTVACGDSHTSTHGAFGAIAFGIGTSQVRDVLASQTLALAKLKVRKIEVNGDLQPGVYAKDVILHIIRKLGVKGGVGYAYEYAGSTFEKMSMEERMTVCNMAIEGGARCGYVNPDQVTYDYLKDRPFAPKGEAWEKAIAWWESLRSEPDAEYDDVVTFNAADIAPTVTWGITPGQGIGVDEPVPTPEMMPADEQVLAAEAYQYMQLQPGQPIKGTKIDVCFIGSCTNGRLSDLQEAAKYAKGHKVAPGVKAFVVPGSEQVKKQAEAEGLDKIFTAAGFEWREPGCSMCLAMNPDKLEGDQISASSSNRNFKGRQGSSTGRTLLMSPAMVVAAAVTGQVTDVRELS; from the coding sequence ATGAGCAAAGGCACTCTTTTTGATAAGGTTTGGGACTTACACACTGTTAAAGTTTTACCCTCGGGCCAAACCCAACTTTTTATCGGGCTGCACCTGATTCACGAAGTTACCAGCCCCCAGGCCTTTGCCATGCTCCGTGACCGGGGACTGCAGGTGATGTACCCAGAGCGGACAGTGGCCACAGTCGATCATATCGTGCCCACCGAAAACCAGGCGCGGCCCTTCGCAGATCCCCTCGCCGAGGCGATGATGCAGGAATTAGAAAAAAATACCGCTGCCAACAAAATTCGTTTTTATAATGTCGGCTCCGGCAATCAGGGCATCGTCCATGTCATTGCCCCAGAACAGGGTTTAACTCAGCCGGGGATGACCGTTGCCTGTGGTGATTCCCATACGTCTACCCACGGCGCTTTTGGGGCGATCGCCTTCGGCATTGGCACCTCCCAAGTGCGGGATGTACTCGCCTCCCAAACCTTGGCTCTGGCGAAATTGAAAGTCCGCAAAATCGAAGTCAACGGCGATCTTCAACCCGGTGTCTATGCTAAGGACGTCATTTTACATATCATCCGTAAACTAGGCGTTAAAGGGGGCGTCGGCTATGCCTATGAGTATGCCGGCAGCACCTTCGAAAAAATGTCCATGGAAGAACGGATGACTGTCTGTAATATGGCGATCGAGGGGGGCGCTCGCTGCGGTTATGTTAACCCCGATCAAGTGACCTATGACTATTTAAAAGACCGGCCCTTTGCCCCTAAAGGAGAAGCTTGGGAAAAGGCGATCGCCTGGTGGGAAAGCCTCCGCAGTGAACCCGATGCCGAATATGACGATGTGGTCACCTTCAATGCGGCAGATATTGCCCCAACAGTCACCTGGGGGATTACCCCTGGCCAAGGCATTGGGGTAGATGAGCCCGTACCGACCCCAGAGATGATGCCTGCTGATGAGCAAGTATTGGCAGCCGAAGCCTATCAATATATGCAGCTCCAGCCTGGACAACCAATCAAAGGGACAAAAATTGATGTGTGTTTTATCGGCAGTTGCACCAATGGACGCCTGAGCGATCTCCAGGAAGCGGCGAAGTATGCCAAGGGCCACAAGGTTGCCCCTGGGGTAAAAGCGTTTGTGGTACCGGGTTCCGAACAGGTCAAAAAACAGGCTGAAGCTGAAGGGCTAGATAAAATTTTCACAGCAGCAGGCTTTGAATGGCGTGAACCGGGCTGCTCGATGTGCTTGGCGATGAACCCCGATAAACTTGAAGGGGATCAAATCAGTGCCTCTTCCTCGAACCGTAACTTTAAAGGGCGACAAGGTTCCAGCACTGGGCGCACCCTTTTAATGAGTCCAGCGATGGTGGTGGCGGCAGCAGTCACAGGCCAAGTCACCGATGTCCGGGAACTGAGCTAA
- the fba gene encoding fructose-bisphosphate aldolase, class II, Calvin cycle subtype produces MALVPMRLLLDHAAENGYGIPAFNVNNMEQILSIMQAADETDSPVILQASRGARSYAGENFLRHLVLAAVETYPHIPVAMHQDHGNSPATCYSAIRNGFTSVMMDGSLEADAKTPASFEYNVAVTAEVVKVAHSVGASVEGELGCLGSLETGMGEAEDGHGFEGKLDHSQLLTDPDEAVEFVERTQVDALAVAIGTSHGAYKFTRKPTGEILAISRIAEIHAKLPNTHLVMHGSSSVPQEWLDMINAHGGAIPETYGVPVEEIQKGIKSGVRKVNIDTDNRLAITAAIREAAMKDPKNFDPRHFLKPSIKYMQQVCRDRYQEFWCAGNASKIKQVALDDFAKKYATGELAAKTAVKA; encoded by the coding sequence ATGGCTCTCGTCCCAATGCGTTTGCTCTTAGATCACGCAGCAGAAAATGGTTACGGCATTCCGGCGTTTAACGTCAATAACATGGAACAGATTCTGTCCATCATGCAGGCTGCTGATGAGACCGATAGCCCCGTAATTCTCCAAGCGTCCCGTGGTGCCCGTAGTTATGCCGGGGAAAACTTCCTCCGTCACCTCGTGCTTGCCGCTGTGGAAACTTACCCCCACATCCCCGTTGCAATGCACCAAGACCACGGTAACAGCCCCGCAACCTGTTACTCTGCGATCCGCAACGGTTTTACCTCCGTGATGATGGACGGTTCCCTCGAAGCTGACGCCAAAACCCCCGCTAGCTTTGAATACAACGTTGCTGTCACCGCAGAAGTTGTCAAAGTAGCCCACTCCGTCGGTGCTTCCGTCGAAGGTGAACTCGGCTGTCTCGGTTCCCTCGAAACTGGCATGGGTGAAGCTGAAGATGGTCACGGTTTCGAAGGTAAGCTCGACCACTCCCAACTGCTCACTGATCCCGATGAAGCCGTTGAATTCGTTGAGCGCACCCAAGTGGATGCCCTCGCCGTTGCCATTGGGACCAGCCATGGTGCTTACAAATTTACCCGTAAGCCTACCGGTGAAATCCTCGCCATCAGCCGCATCGCTGAAATCCACGCGAAACTTCCCAACACTCACCTCGTGATGCACGGTTCTTCTTCCGTTCCCCAGGAATGGCTAGACATGATCAACGCTCACGGTGGTGCAATTCCCGAAACCTATGGTGTACCCGTTGAAGAAATTCAAAAGGGCATCAAGAGCGGTGTGCGCAAAGTGAACATCGACACCGACAACCGCCTCGCGATTACTGCGGCGATTCGGGAAGCAGCGATGAAGGATCCCAAGAACTTTGACCCCCGTCACTTCCTCAAGCCCTCCATCAAGTACATGCAACAGGTCTGCCGCGATCGCTACCAAGAATTCTGGTGTGCGGGTAACGCAAGCAAGATCAAGCAAGTTGCTTTGGATGATTTTGCGAAGAAGTACGCCACTGGTGAACTTGCTGCCAAGACTGCAGTTAAAGCCTAG